In the Mycolicibacterium thermoresistibile genome, one interval contains:
- a CDS encoding DUF3515 domain-containing protein, with the protein MADKSHGESHEIAPEEPDAPPRALLIAAIAVAVVAVVAILAVAASRQGDPARQPVAIAAVPAPHADDPGCQELLDALPEQLGDFERAPTVDPAPAGTAAWRRGDDTVILRCGLDRPADFVVGAPLQMVDDVQWFRVAEADRTTWYAVDRPLYVALTLPADSGPSPIQGLSQTIAKVLPAKEIDPAPAR; encoded by the coding sequence GTGGCCGACAAATCCCACGGTGAATCGCATGAGATCGCCCCAGAAGAACCCGACGCCCCGCCCCGCGCGCTGCTGATCGCCGCGATCGCGGTGGCGGTGGTCGCGGTGGTGGCGATCCTGGCCGTCGCGGCCTCCCGCCAGGGCGACCCCGCCCGGCAGCCGGTGGCCATCGCCGCGGTGCCCGCTCCGCACGCCGACGACCCGGGATGCCAGGAGCTGTTGGACGCATTGCCCGAGCAGCTCGGGGATTTCGAACGGGCACCGACGGTCGATCCCGCCCCCGCGGGGACCGCCGCCTGGCGGCGCGGCGACGACACCGTCATCCTGCGCTGCGGGCTGGACCGGCCCGCCGATTTCGTGGTGGGAGCTCCGCTGCAGATGGTCGACGACGTGCAGTGGTTCCGGGTCGCCGAGGCCGACCGCACCACCTGGTACGCGGTGGACCGCCCGCTGTATGTGGCGTTGACGCTGCCGGCCGATTCCGGGCCCAGCCCCATCCAGGGGTTGTCGCAGACCATCGCAAAAGTGTTGCCCGCCAAGGAGATCGACCCCGCACCCGCGCGGTAG
- a CDS encoding HU family DNA-binding protein, which produces MNKAELIDVLQEKMGTDRRTATAAVEHMVDAIVRAVHRGDSVTITGFGVFEQRRRAARVARNPRTGETVKVKPTVVPAFRPGAQFKAVVSGAQRLPAEGPAVKRGVSAGPAKKAAKKTTRKAATKKAAAKAPAKKTAAKKTAAKKTAAKKTTAKKTAAKKTAAKKTTAKKTAAKKTAAKKTTKKAATKAPAKKSAAKKAPAKKGRR; this is translated from the coding sequence ATGAACAAGGCAGAGCTCATCGACGTACTCCAAGAGAAGATGGGCACCGATCGGCGGACGGCTACTGCCGCCGTGGAACACATGGTGGACGCGATCGTTCGAGCGGTCCACCGGGGTGACAGCGTCACCATCACCGGTTTCGGCGTTTTCGAGCAGCGCCGGCGGGCGGCCCGGGTCGCGCGTAACCCACGCACCGGGGAGACGGTGAAGGTCAAGCCGACAGTGGTGCCGGCCTTCCGGCCGGGTGCCCAGTTCAAGGCGGTTGTCTCTGGGGCGCAGCGGCTCCCGGCCGAAGGCCCTGCCGTCAAGCGGGGCGTGTCCGCGGGCCCGGCCAAGAAGGCGGCCAAGAAGACCACCCGCAAGGCCGCCACCAAGAAGGCCGCGGCCAAGGCTCCGGCGAAGAAGACGGCGGCCAAGAAGACCGCGGCGAAGAAGACCGCGGCCAAGAAGACGACGGCGAAGAAGACCGCGGCGAAGAAGACCGCGGCCAAGAAGACGACGGCGAAGAAGACCGCCGCCAAGAAGACCGCGGCCAAGAAGACGACCAAGAAGGCCGCGACCAAGGCTCCGGCGAAGAAGTCGGCAGCCAAGAAGGCGCCGGCCAAGAAAGGTCGCCGTTAG
- a CDS encoding RNA degradosome polyphosphate kinase: MSEAQAQSRADRVAGDGVTAPTGADQRGADQRGADQRGADQTGADQTDRTGDERWDGSHTAPEAPPAATAPAIDDALPEDRYLNRELSWLDFNARVLALAADTSLPLLERAKFLAIFASNLDEFYMVRVAGLKRRHETGLSVRSADGLSPLEQLRRISERTQQLATRHADVFLNSVRPALAEEGIVIVTWAELGEAERNKLSTYFHEQVFPVLTPLAVDPAHPFPFVSGLSLNLAIMVKRPEDGGQHFARVKVPDNVDRFVELDSRPGADGLIRFLPMEELIAAFLPVLFPGLEIVEHHAFRITRNADFEVEEDRDEDLLQALERELARRRFGSPVRLEVSDDMTENMLELLLRELDVHPDDVVEVPGLLDLSSLWQIYDVDRPALKDPPFVPATPPAFGERETPKSIFATLRDGDVLVHHPYDSFSTTVQRFIEQAAADPNVLAIKQTLYRTSGDSPIVNALIDAAEAGKQVVALVEIKARFDEQANIKWARTLEQAGVHVVYGIIGLKTHCKCALVVRREGSVIRRYCHIGTGNYNPKTARLYEDIGLLTAAPDIGADLTDLFNSLTGYSRKESYRNLLVAPYGVRKGLIDRIEGEIAAKREGADAHIRLKANALVDEQIIDALYRASLAGVGVEVVVRGICALRPGVPGLSENIRVRSILGRFLEHSRILHFRAQNEFWIGSADMMHRNLDRRVEVMAQVKDPRLTAQLNDILDSALDPATRCWELGPDGRWTPSPREGETVRDHQVSMMKRRRYH, encoded by the coding sequence GTGAGCGAAGCACAGGCCCAGTCCCGAGCCGACCGTGTGGCCGGGGACGGCGTCACCGCGCCGACCGGGGCCGATCAGAGGGGGGCCGACCAGAGGGGGGCCGACCAGAGGGGGGCCGACCAGACGGGGGCCGATCAGACCGACCGGACCGGCGACGAGCGGTGGGACGGGTCGCACACCGCCCCGGAGGCGCCGCCGGCCGCCACGGCACCGGCGATCGACGATGCGCTGCCCGAGGACCGCTACCTCAACCGGGAACTCAGCTGGCTGGATTTCAACGCCCGGGTGCTGGCGCTGGCGGCCGACACCTCGCTGCCCCTGCTGGAGCGGGCGAAGTTCCTGGCGATCTTCGCCTCCAACCTCGACGAGTTCTACATGGTGCGGGTGGCCGGGCTGAAACGCCGCCACGAGACCGGCCTGTCGGTCCGGTCGGCCGACGGTCTGTCGCCCCTCGAGCAGTTGCGTCGCATCAGTGAGCGCACCCAGCAGCTCGCGACCCGCCACGCCGACGTGTTCCTCAACTCGGTGCGGCCGGCGCTGGCCGAAGAGGGCATCGTGATCGTCACGTGGGCCGAACTCGGTGAGGCCGAACGCAACAAGTTGTCCACCTACTTCCACGAGCAGGTCTTCCCGGTCCTGACCCCGCTGGCGGTCGATCCGGCCCACCCGTTCCCGTTCGTCAGCGGCCTGAGCCTCAACCTCGCGATCATGGTTAAACGCCCCGAGGACGGCGGCCAGCACTTCGCGCGGGTCAAGGTGCCCGACAACGTCGATCGGTTCGTCGAACTCGACAGCCGGCCCGGCGCCGACGGTCTGATCCGTTTCCTGCCGATGGAGGAACTGATCGCGGCGTTCCTGCCGGTGCTGTTCCCCGGCCTGGAGATCGTCGAACACCACGCCTTCCGGATCACCCGCAACGCGGACTTCGAGGTCGAGGAGGACCGCGACGAGGACCTGTTGCAGGCACTGGAACGCGAACTGGCCCGGCGCCGCTTCGGTTCTCCGGTGCGCCTCGAGGTCTCCGACGACATGACCGAGAACATGCTCGAACTGCTCCTGCGGGAACTCGACGTCCATCCCGACGATGTGGTCGAGGTACCGGGGCTGCTCGACCTGTCGTCGCTGTGGCAGATCTACGACGTGGACCGGCCGGCGCTGAAGGATCCGCCGTTCGTGCCCGCCACCCCACCGGCTTTCGGGGAACGCGAGACACCGAAGAGCATCTTCGCCACGCTGCGCGACGGTGACGTGCTGGTGCACCACCCCTACGACTCGTTCTCCACCACCGTCCAGCGATTCATCGAGCAGGCCGCCGCCGACCCGAACGTGTTGGCGATCAAGCAGACCCTGTACCGCACCTCGGGCGACTCGCCGATCGTCAACGCCCTGATCGACGCCGCCGAGGCCGGCAAGCAGGTGGTGGCGCTGGTGGAGATCAAGGCCCGCTTCGACGAGCAGGCCAACATCAAGTGGGCCCGCACCCTCGAGCAGGCCGGCGTCCATGTGGTGTACGGGATCATCGGCTTGAAGACGCACTGCAAGTGCGCCCTGGTGGTTCGGCGGGAAGGATCGGTGATCCGGCGCTACTGCCACATCGGCACCGGCAACTACAACCCGAAAACCGCACGCCTCTACGAAGACATCGGACTGCTCACCGCCGCCCCGGACATCGGCGCCGATCTGACCGATCTGTTCAACTCGCTCACCGGGTACTCCCGCAAGGAGTCCTACCGCAACCTGCTGGTGGCGCCGTACGGCGTCCGCAAGGGACTGATCGACCGCATCGAGGGTGAGATCGCCGCCAAACGCGAGGGCGCCGACGCCCACATCCGGTTGAAGGCCAATGCCCTGGTCGACGAACAGATCATCGACGCGCTGTACCGCGCCTCGCTCGCGGGTGTCGGCGTCGAGGTGGTGGTGCGCGGCATCTGCGCGCTGCGCCCCGGGGTGCCCGGCCTCTCCGAGAACATCAGGGTGCGTTCCATTCTGGGTCGGTTCCTGGAGCACTCGCGGATCCTGCACTTCCGGGCGCAGAACGAGTTCTGGATCGGCAGCGCGGACATGATGCACCGCAACCTCGACCGGCGTGTCGAGGTGATGGCCCAGGTCAAAGACCCCCGGCTGACCGCACAACTCAACGACATCCTCGACTCCGCACTCGACCCGGCCACCCGATGCTGGGAACTGGGACCGGACGGTCGATGGACACCCTCACCGCGCGAGGGCGAGACGGTGCGCGATCATCAGGTGTCGATGATGAAACGCCGCCGCTACCACTGA
- the cofC gene encoding 2-phospho-L-lactate guanylyltransferase: MSGTQLAGAARPARSVTDVAVVIAVKRLTAAKTRLAPLFTGADLPGATREDVVLAMLLDTIGAASAAGSVTVVTPDPVAADAARRSGARILSDPTPDGHPDPLNNAIVAAESELRTEQTNLVVLQGDLPALQPEELMSAIAAARAHRRSFVADRHGTGTTALLAFGVPLEPRFGPDSASRHRSSGAVELTGPWPGLRCDIDTPDDLDVAQRLGVGEATRRTLARTS, translated from the coding sequence ATGAGCGGCACCCAGCTCGCCGGCGCCGCCCGGCCGGCGAGATCTGTCACCGACGTGGCAGTGGTCATCGCGGTCAAGCGGTTGACCGCCGCCAAGACCCGGCTGGCCCCGCTCTTCACGGGCGCCGACCTCCCCGGGGCCACCCGCGAGGATGTGGTGCTCGCCATGCTGCTGGACACCATCGGTGCGGCGTCGGCCGCCGGGTCGGTGACCGTGGTGACCCCGGATCCGGTCGCCGCGGACGCCGCGCGCCGGTCGGGGGCGCGGATCCTGTCCGATCCCACCCCGGACGGTCACCCGGACCCGTTGAACAACGCGATCGTCGCGGCGGAGTCGGAACTCCGCACAGAGCAGACGAATCTTGTTGTGTTACAAGGTGATCTCCCTGCGCTGCAACCTGAGGAGCTCATGTCGGCCATCGCCGCGGCCCGGGCTCACCGGCGGAGCTTCGTCGCCGACCGGCACGGCACCGGCACCACCGCGCTGTTGGCGTTCGGCGTCCCGCTCGAGCCCCGCTTCGGTCCGGATTCGGCCTCGCGTCACCGCAGTTCGGGTGCGGTGGAGCTGACCGGGCCGTGGCCCGGGTTGCGCTGTGACATCGACACGCCCGACGACCTCGACGTCGCGCAGCGGCTGGGCGTCGGCGAGGCGACCCGCCGCACCCTCGCCCGGACGTCCTGA
- a CDS encoding cystathionine gamma-lyase — protein sequence MDGQYGDSTRTVRAVSFPAEPGSPVAPSPVTASTYHLSPDESEPLDVYGRYSNPTWRQLESALAALEGAAAALTFGSGMAAITSTLRVLAKPGSTLVVPADGYYQVRRYAAEYLAPQGIKIIQARASEMCEAAGAADVVLAETPANPGLDVVDLHRLGLVCRSRGATLVVDNTAATPLGQQPLSLGADLVVASATKALSGHSDLIAGYVAGSNPDLMAAVERDRLLAGPILGAFEAWLVLRSLGSAGLRFERQCQNARALAVMLRGHPAVRWVRYPGLPDDPSYPVAADQMKRFGGLLAVEFESAAAVNALVERSELVIAATSFGGIHTSIDRRARWGDEVSDGFARFSLGIEDTDDLIADIERALR from the coding sequence GTGGACGGGCAGTACGGGGATTCCACCCGGACCGTGAGGGCGGTCAGCTTCCCGGCCGAGCCGGGTAGTCCGGTCGCACCGTCGCCGGTCACCGCCTCGACCTATCATCTGTCTCCCGACGAGTCCGAGCCGCTGGACGTCTACGGCCGGTACTCGAACCCCACCTGGCGTCAACTGGAGTCGGCGCTCGCGGCGCTGGAGGGAGCCGCCGCGGCATTGACGTTCGGGTCGGGCATGGCGGCGATCACCTCGACACTGCGGGTGCTGGCCAAACCGGGCTCCACCCTGGTGGTGCCCGCCGACGGCTACTACCAGGTCCGCCGATATGCGGCGGAATATCTTGCGCCGCAAGGCATCAAGATCATCCAGGCCCGTGCGTCCGAGATGTGCGAGGCGGCCGGGGCCGCCGACGTGGTGCTGGCGGAGACGCCGGCGAACCCCGGTCTGGACGTCGTCGATCTGCACCGCCTGGGACTGGTGTGCCGCAGCCGGGGTGCGACGTTGGTGGTCGACAACACCGCCGCGACGCCGCTCGGTCAGCAGCCGCTGTCGCTGGGCGCCGACCTGGTGGTGGCCAGCGCCACCAAGGCGTTGTCCGGGCACAGCGACCTGATCGCGGGTTATGTGGCGGGCAGCAACCCGGACTTGATGGCGGCGGTGGAGCGGGACCGGCTGTTGGCCGGACCGATCCTGGGCGCGTTCGAGGCCTGGCTGGTGTTGCGCAGCCTCGGCAGCGCCGGCCTGCGGTTCGAGCGGCAGTGTCAGAACGCCCGTGCGCTGGCGGTCATGCTGCGCGGTCATCCCGCGGTGCGCTGGGTGCGCTACCCGGGGCTGCCCGACGATCCGTCCTATCCGGTGGCCGCCGATCAGATGAAGCGGTTCGGCGGTCTGCTGGCGGTGGAGTTCGAGAGCGCCGCGGCGGTGAACGCCCTGGTGGAGCGCAGCGAACTGGTCATCGCCGCGACGAGCTTCGGCGGTATCCACACCTCGATCGACCGGCGGGCCCGGTGGGGCGACGAGGTCAGCGACGGGTTCGCCCGGTTCTCGCTGGGCATCGAGGACACCGACGACCTGATCGCCGACATCGAGCGCGCACTGCGCTGA
- a CDS encoding NUDIX hydrolase, which yields MPKEVRPKTIPSDPASAVRAAGAVLWRPGVDSSAPEIAVIHRPRYDDWSLPKGKVDPGEIEPVTAVREIEEETGYRSVLGRELTEITYPLANGVKRVRYWAARALDGSFAPNDEVDELKWLPVSDALQRLDYPQDRDVLQRFAEHPARTRTVLIVRHATAGSRSRWQGDDRLRPLDKHGRAQAEALVGVLLAFGADRLHAADRVRCEQTLEPLADEIAQPIHPEPTLNEESYTRNRTAGRQRLLEIAAAGGTPVVCTQGKVIPDLIAWWCERDGVRPADTENRKGSVWVMSLVEGRLIAADHIASPLPVR from the coding sequence GTGCCCAAAGAGGTTCGCCCGAAGACCATCCCCTCGGATCCCGCATCCGCCGTCCGGGCCGCCGGCGCGGTGCTGTGGCGGCCCGGGGTGGATTCGTCGGCTCCCGAGATCGCGGTGATCCACCGGCCCCGTTACGACGACTGGTCACTGCCCAAGGGCAAGGTCGATCCCGGTGAGATCGAACCGGTGACGGCGGTGCGGGAGATCGAGGAGGAGACCGGATACCGGTCGGTGCTGGGACGCGAACTCACCGAGATCACCTACCCGTTGGCGAACGGCGTCAAGCGGGTGCGGTACTGGGCGGCTCGGGCGCTCGACGGCTCCTTCGCCCCCAATGACGAAGTCGACGAACTGAAGTGGCTTCCGGTGTCGGACGCGCTGCAACGACTGGACTATCCCCAGGATCGCGATGTGCTGCAGCGATTCGCCGAACATCCGGCCCGCACCCGGACGGTGCTGATCGTGCGGCACGCCACGGCGGGCAGCAGGTCACGGTGGCAGGGCGACGACCGGTTGCGTCCGCTCGACAAACACGGCCGCGCCCAGGCCGAGGCGTTGGTCGGAGTGCTCCTCGCGTTCGGCGCGGACCGGTTACACGCGGCGGACCGGGTGCGCTGCGAACAGACACTCGAACCGCTGGCCGACGAGATCGCGCAGCCGATTCACCCCGAGCCCACCTTGAACGAGGAGTCCTACACCCGGAATCGGACCGCCGGAAGGCAGCGCCTCCTCGAAATCGCTGCGGCGGGCGGCACCCCGGTCGTCTGCACCCAGGGCAAGGTGATCCCCGACCTCATCGCCTGGTGGTGCGAGCGCGACGGTGTGCGGCCGGCCGACACGGAGAACCGCAAGGGCAGTGTCTGGGTCATGTCCCTGGTCGAGGGCCGGCTGATCGCCGCCGACCACATCGCCAGTCCGTTACCGGTGCGATGA
- a CDS encoding NAD(P)H-dependent glycerol-3-phosphate dehydrogenase — MVEAAVMGAGAWGTALAKVLADAGNDVTLWARRPEVAEEINETRRNTRYLGDAELPKTIRATSDAAAALAGACTVLLAVPSQTMRDNLTQWTGLIGPDVTLVSVAKGIELNTLMRMSQVVTQVTGADPSRVAVVTGPNLAGEIADEQPAAAVVACSDSGRAVALQRALSTGYFRPYTNSDVIGAEIGGACKNVIALACGMAAGVGLGENTAAAIITRGLAEIMRLGIALGAQPQTLAGLAGVGDLIATCTSRHSRNRTFGERLGRGGSLESALAAAGGHVAEGVTSCQSVLALASSYGVEMPLTAAVHEVCHRGLSVEEAIIRLLGRTTKPE, encoded by the coding sequence GTGGTGGAAGCGGCAGTGATGGGCGCCGGGGCATGGGGTACGGCGTTGGCGAAGGTGCTCGCGGACGCGGGCAATGACGTGACGCTGTGGGCCCGCCGCCCCGAGGTGGCCGAGGAGATCAACGAGACCCGGCGCAACACCCGGTATCTGGGTGACGCGGAGCTGCCCAAGACCATCCGCGCGACCAGCGACGCCGCGGCCGCGCTGGCCGGCGCCTGCACGGTGCTGCTCGCGGTGCCGTCGCAGACCATGCGGGACAATCTGACGCAGTGGACCGGTCTGATCGGGCCGGATGTCACGCTGGTCAGCGTCGCCAAGGGCATCGAACTGAACACGCTGATGCGGATGAGTCAGGTGGTGACGCAGGTCACCGGCGCCGATCCGTCCCGCGTCGCGGTGGTGACCGGACCCAACCTCGCCGGTGAGATCGCCGACGAACAGCCCGCGGCCGCGGTGGTGGCCTGCAGCGACTCCGGCCGTGCGGTCGCGTTGCAGCGTGCGCTGTCCACCGGCTACTTCCGCCCGTACACCAATTCCGACGTCATCGGCGCCGAGATCGGCGGGGCCTGTAAGAACGTCATCGCGTTGGCCTGCGGGATGGCCGCCGGGGTGGGGCTGGGGGAGAACACCGCGGCGGCGATCATCACCCGCGGGCTGGCCGAGATCATGCGGCTGGGTATCGCGCTGGGCGCCCAGCCGCAGACCCTGGCCGGGCTGGCCGGAGTCGGCGACCTCATCGCGACCTGCACCTCCCGGCATTCCCGCAACCGCACCTTCGGCGAACGGCTCGGCCGGGGAGGTTCGCTGGAGTCGGCGCTGGCCGCCGCGGGCGGGCATGTGGCCGAGGGCGTCACGTCCTGTCAATCGGTGTTGGCGCTGGCGTCCAGCTACGGCGTGGAGATGCCGCTCACCGCGGCGGTCCACGAGGTGTGCCACCGGGGCCTGTCCGTGGAGGAGGCCATCATCCGGCTGCTCGGCCGCACCACCAAGCCGGAGTGA
- a CDS encoding D-alanine--D-alanine ligase family protein: MTARDRSEGRIRVAVVYGGRSNEHAISCVSAGSILRNLDPQRFEAIPIGITPGGTWLLTGAHPDSLTIVDGRLPEVDESAGSELILAADPRRKGQLLSMGPGVREVLATIDVVFPVLHGPYGEDGTIQGLLELAGVPYVGAGVFASAAGMDKEFTKKLLTVAGLPIGDHVVLRAGRADLDRGERDRLGLPVFVKPARGGSSIGVTRVTDWSALPGAVAEARRHDPKVIVEAAIEGRELECAVLEFPDGRVRSSTVGEIRVAGVRGREDGFYDFTTKYLADDAELDVPAKIDDAVADEVRELAIKAFHAIDCQGLARVDFFLTDDGPVVNEINTMPGFTMISMYPRMWAASGVDYPTLLAAMVDTALARGTGLR, encoded by the coding sequence GTGACTGCCCGCGACCGGTCCGAAGGACGAATCCGGGTCGCCGTGGTATACGGCGGCCGCAGCAACGAGCACGCGATTTCGTGCGTGTCGGCCGGCAGCATCCTGCGTAATCTGGACCCACAGCGGTTCGAGGCCATCCCGATCGGCATCACACCCGGGGGGACGTGGCTGCTCACCGGGGCCCACCCCGATTCGCTGACGATCGTCGACGGGCGGCTGCCGGAGGTGGACGAGTCAGCGGGCAGCGAACTGATCCTGGCGGCCGATCCGCGCCGCAAGGGGCAGCTGCTGTCGATGGGGCCCGGTGTGCGCGAGGTGCTCGCCACCATCGACGTGGTGTTTCCGGTGCTGCACGGCCCGTACGGCGAGGACGGCACCATTCAGGGGCTGTTGGAGCTGGCCGGGGTGCCGTATGTCGGTGCGGGCGTGTTCGCCAGTGCGGCCGGCATGGACAAGGAGTTCACCAAGAAGCTGCTGACCGTCGCGGGGTTGCCGATCGGCGATCACGTGGTGCTGCGGGCCGGTCGTGCTGACCTGGACCGCGGGGAACGTGACCGCCTGGGGCTTCCGGTGTTCGTCAAACCGGCCCGGGGTGGCTCCTCGATCGGCGTCACCCGGGTCACCGACTGGTCCGCGCTGCCGGGGGCCGTCGCCGAGGCCCGCCGCCATGACCCGAAGGTGATCGTGGAAGCCGCGATCGAGGGCCGGGAGCTGGAGTGCGCGGTGCTCGAGTTCCCCGACGGCCGGGTGCGGAGCAGCACGGTCGGCGAGATCCGGGTGGCCGGGGTGCGGGGCCGTGAGGACGGGTTCTACGACTTCACCACCAAATATCTGGCCGACGACGCCGAACTCGACGTGCCCGCCAAGATCGACGACGCCGTCGCCGATGAGGTACGCGAACTGGCCATCAAGGCTTTCCACGCGATCGACTGCCAGGGGCTGGCCCGGGTGGACTTCTTCCTCACCGACGACGGCCCGGTGGTCAACGAGATCAACACCATGCCCGGGTTCACCATGATCTCGATGTATCCGCGGATGTGGGCCGCCAGCGGGGTCGACTATCCCACCCTGTTGGCGGCGATGGTCGACACCGCGTTGGCGCGGGGCACCGGGCTGCGCTGA